The DNA region GTCTGCCGCGTCGTTACCCCCGACCTCCGGGGATTCGGCGAATCCGCCGGCGTCCCGGAAACGGTGGACCAGCTGGCCGACGACCTGCACACCCTGGTGGAGGCGCTGGCTCTGCCCGCGGTGGTCCTGGGCGGGTTCTCCATGGGCGGGTACGTCGCCTTTCGCTACCTGGCCGCCCACGGGGACCGGGTGCGGGCGCTGATGCTCCTGGACACGCGGGCCGAAGCGGACACCCCGGAAGCCCGGGAGCGCCGCTTCGCGGGGATCGACCGCATCCGGCGGGAGGGTCCGGCGGGGTTCCTCGACGACTTCGTCCGGCTGGTCGCGGCGCCGTCCACCCTGGAGCGCCGGCCGGACCTGGTCGCCGAGATCCGGGCGCTGATGGAGGGGACCAGGGTCGAGTCGCTGATCGGCGGGTTGCGGGCGATGGCCGCGCGGCCGGACAGCACGCCCCTGCTCGGCGGGATCAGGGTGCCGGCGCTAATCGTCGTCGGCGAGGACGACAGGGCCACCCCGGTCGAGAGCTCCCGCGCCATGGCCGCGGCGATCCCCGACGCCGAGCTGATCATCATTCCCGGCGCGGGCCACGTCAGCAACCTCGAACAGCCGGACGCATTCAACCGGGCGCTGCTGCGTTTCCTCAAACGGCTGTCATAGGCGGCCGCGCGCCCGCCACAGGTGCGGCAGCCACGAGTAGCCGAGCAGGTAGGCAAAGACGGCGCTCCCCAGGAAGAAGGCGATGCCGCCGGCCATGCTGACGGCGGGCGCGGCCAGCACAACGCCCAGGCCGATCAGCGGTCCGGCCACGCCCAGCAGAGCCAGCGCCGGGGGCGCGCCGCGCGGCCAGTAGGGGGCTTCCAGGCGGGGCACCTCATAGGCCGGCATCCCCAGGGCAAACCGGTAGTACCACATGAGAAACGGCGTCACTTTGTAGGCCTGCCCCGTGATGGCCAGCGTCACCCAGCCGGTGAGGAAGAGGCTCACCCCGGCGACGATCCAGGATGTGGCGGAGGGGCGAAAGACGCCCGCGGCGTAGACGATCGCCCCCAGACTGAGTACGGCCGCCTCCCCCATCAAGATCTGCCAGTGCACGCGCGTGATGTCACGCTCGCGGCCC from Armatimonadota bacterium includes:
- a CDS encoding alpha/beta fold hydrolase: MKITHRGVDLAYDDQGAGTPVVLLHGFPFSRKMWARQVAALAPVCRVVTPDLRGFGESAGVPETVDQLADDLHTLVEALALPAVVLGGFSMGGYVAFRYLAAHGDRVRALMLLDTRAEADTPEARERRFAGIDRIRREGPAGFLDDFVRLVAAPSTLERRPDLVAEIRALMEGTRVESLIGGLRAMAARPDSTPLLGGIRVPALIVVGEDDRATPVESSRAMAAAIPDAELIIIPGAGHVSNLEQPDAFNRALLRFLKRLS